In Planctomycetia bacterium, a genomic segment contains:
- a CDS encoding type IV pili twitching motility protein PilT codes for MSYEMNDLLDLMVEQGASDLHIQVGQPPTLRLSGSMTPI; via the coding sequence ATGAGCTACGAAATGAACGACCTGCTCGACCTGATGGTCGAACAAGGAGCCTCCGATCTTCACATCCAAGTCGGTCAGCCGCCCACGTTGCGCCTCAGCGGCAGCATGACGCCGATCG